The nucleotide sequence GCACGTGCAGGTCGCAACCTGCGAAGTGCATGGTCGTCGAGATCAACTTTTCTTTGCCAATCGATCACTGCGGGTCAGCCGGGCCAAAGAATCGTACACCAATCCGGGTGCCGTCAATTCTGTTCAGCACACGGGTGCTGACCAGCGAAAAGCGTGCGTCCGAACGATCCGCCGGGCCGGAAAACCGCTCGCGCGTCACAAACGAGGGAATTCCGGTTACGGCTTGCGCGGATGCACAGGTGCCCTAATCACCCGATCAGCCTACGTACGGTAGCCGGGTCGCCCGGTCGAACTACTTTGCGTGCCCCCAACGGGTGGGTCAAGCCGAAATATGTGCCCGATGTTGTGGCCTTGCCGCCCACGCCGGGTCGATGTCGCCCGACATGGTGATTTCTTTCGAGACACCCGAGGAAGCGGGGGATCTTCCCCGGTCCGGGATGGCGGGCACGGTATCGGAACGGCACCTGCCCCGGTAGTAAAACTACGATCTGTCACCAAAACGAGGGACAGAGCGTGGTCATCGTCCGTCGTTTGCCGCAGTGGGCCGTTCGGGCGACGACCGCGCGTGACAACTCCGCTCACTATGACGAGTGATAAAGCCGGTTCATTCCGGCCGAAACGATTTCCGGAAACACTAATGGAAGGTAAAACCGAATACCTCCCCACGCCTTCGTGGAACCGGGGTCGCCTATTCAGAGCGGGTGAAGCCGTAGTTAGTATGTGCGCTCCCCGTACCGCGCCACGGATGCAAGCCCCGGAGGAACCCATGCCCGACGTCGCGCGCCCTTACGCGGCGAGCAACGCCCTGGAGGACACCGGGCAGATGCCCGCGCTGTTCGTCCGCGAGCGCCAGCCCGCTCCCCCGTCGCCGCGCGCCACCGGCCCGGACTACGACCGGATCCAGCACGGCAAGGAGTTCGTCGCGCTGCGCAAGACCTTCCGCCGGTTCGTGTTCCCGATGAGCCTGCTCTTCTTCACCTGGTACATGACGTTCGTGCTGCTGGCGGCCTACGCGCACGACTTCATGAGCCGGAAGGTGTGGGGCGAGGTCAACGTCGGCATGCTGCTCGGGCTCGGCCAGTTCGCCAGCACGATCCTGATCACGATCGCCTACCTGAAGTTCGCGAACAAGCGGCTCGACCCCAAGGTCGAGGCGCTGCGGGCCTCCGTCGGGACGAGTGAGCGATGAGCATCCCCGACAACGACCCCGTGCTGAACATCGCGGTGTTCGCGCTCTTCGTCGCGATCACCCTGTACGTGGTGTACCGCGTCAGCACGCGCAACTCGTCCACTTCGGACTACTACGCGGCCGGAAGCGCCTTCACCGGCCGACAGAACGGCATCGCGCTTTCGGGTGACTTCCTCTCGGCGGCGTCGTTCCTCGGTATCGCCGGGGCGATCGCGATCCACGGCTACGACGGCTTCCTGTACTCGATCGGGTTCCTCGTCGCGTGGATGGTCGACCTGCTGCTGATCGCGGAACTGCTGCGCAACACCGGCCGCTTCACCATGGGCGACGTGCTGAGCTTCCGGATGAAGCAGCGCCCGGTCCGCGCCGCGGCGGCGACGTCGACCCTCGTGATCTCCTTCTTCTACATGCTCGCGCAGATGGCGGGCGCCGGCGGCCTGGTGGCGCTCCTGCTGGATATCCACGGTGGTTTCGGCCAGGCGCTGGTGATCGGCGTCGTCGGCGTCGTCATGGTGCTGTACGTGCTGGTCGGCGGGATGAAGGGCACCACGTGGGTGCAGATCATCAAGGCGACCATCCTGCTGCTGACCGGTGCGCTGATCACCGTGTTCCTGTTCGGCAAGTTCGGCTTCAGCTTCTCGAACCTGCTCTCGGCCGCCGCCGACAACAGCCCGCTCGGTGACGAACTGCTGCAGCCCGGCGGTTCGTACGGCAAGAGCGAGGTCACGAAGCTCGACTTCGTCTCGCTCGCCCTGGCCCTGGTCCTCGGCGCCGCGGCACTCCCGCACGTGCTGATGCGCTTCTACACGGTGCCGAATTCGCGCGAGGCGCGGCGATCGGTGGTGTGGGCGACCGCCTGCATGACCCTCTTCTACCTCTGCACGCTGGTCATCGGCTTCGGCGCGGCCGCACTGGTCGGCCCCGAGGCGATCAAGAACGCACCCGGCGGGGAGAACTCGGCGGCGCCGCTGCTCGCGCTGAACATCGGCGGCACCGTCCTGCTCGGCATCGTCTCGGCGGTGGCCTTCGCGACCATCCTCGCCGTCGTCGCCGGGCTGACGATCACCGCGTCCGCCTCCTTCGCCCACGACGTGTACGCCAACATCTTCAAGAACGGCAAGGCGGAACCGGCCGCCGAGGTCCGCGTCGCCCGGCTGACCGCGGTCGCCGTCGGGGCGTTCGCGATCGTGGGCGGCATCCTGGCGAACGGGCAGAACATCGCGTTCCTGGTGGCGCTGGCGTTCGCCGTCGCGGCGTCGGCGAATCTCTCGACGCTGCTGTACTCGCTGTTCTGGAAACGCTTCAACACCACCGGCACGCTGTGGGGCATCTACGGCGGGCTGATCGCGAGCCTGGTGCTCGTGTTCTTCTCGCCGGTGATGTCCGGGGCCGCGGACTCGATCGTCAAGAGCGTGGACTTCCACTGGTTCCCGCTGAAGAACCCGGGCCTGGTGTCGATCCCGTTCTCGTTCCTGTGCGGGTTCGTGGGCACCTTCGTCGGCCGCTCGAAGGCCGATCCGGTCAAGCACGCGGAGATGGAGGTGCGATCCCTCACCGGGATCGGCTCCTGACGCGCTGGGCGCGGGCCCGTTGCGAAAGCCACTTTCGCAACGTTGAAGGTTGCGAAAGTGGCTTCTGCAACACCGACGTTGGTCGCCGGCGCGCGGGCTGCGATCCAGCCGGCCGCCCAACGCGCGGCACCTCCCGACGCGCGCGATGAAGGGTCCTTGCACAATTCGCAAGGACCCTTCATCGCATCCGGAGGCCGTCCAGCACGATCGTGAGAAGCCGCTTCGTGTCCTCCTCCGAAGCCTTGCTCGCGGCCGAGCCCAGCCCGTGGCCGAGCCGCAGGATGTCGACGCCCGCGACGTCGGGCCGGAGCACGCCCTCGTCCTGAGCCGCCTTCACGATCGTGTCGGCCGCGGCCCGCAGGCGTGACTGGCACCAGCCGAAGACCTCGGAGCCGGCGTCGACGGACGCCTTCAGCGTCATCGCGAGCCCGTGCTTCTCGACCACGTAGATGACGTGCGTGGCCAGCCACGTCTCGAGTGCCTCGCCCGGCGGCGATTCGTCGAGCAGGTCGTACGCCTGCTGCGCCAGCCCGTCGATCTCGTCGCGGTAGACGGCCTCGATCAGTTTGTCGCGCGTCGGGAAGTGCCGGTACAACGTGCCCGCGCCGACGCCGGCGCGTTTGGCGATGTCGTCGGCGGGCACGTCCACGCCGTCGGCGGTGAACGCCTCCTTCGCCACGGCCACGATGCGCTCGTAGTTGCGCCGCGCGTCCGCGCGCATGGGGCGGGCCGGATCGGCCGTGACCATCTGCACCTCCTCGGGCGACGAAAACGGAGACGTTCTCCGAATTCACTTGCGTAAGCGGAGACTGTCTCCATATCATCGCTCACGACCTCAAGTGGAGAGTCTCTCCGCTTCATCTCGTTACGTCTTCGGAGTATTCCTTGACCGAGCGAACCCTGCGTGCCGAGCCTAGGCCCGAAACGGCCGGGGCCCTGCCACCACCGCACCGGCTGGTCCTCCCGATCATCCTGACCTGCCAGCTCATGCTCATCCTCGACGCGACGGTGATGAACGTCGCGCTCCCCCGCATCCAGTCCGAACTCGGCTTCACCGACACTGGCCTCTCCTGGGTGATGACGGCGTACAGCCTGGTCTTCGGCGGCCTGTTGCTCCTCGGCGGCCGGGCGGGTGACCTGTTCGGCCGCCGCCGGACGTTCGTCGTCGGCACGGCCGTGTTCACCGCCGCCTCCCTGCTCGGCGGCCTCGCCGGTTCCGCGGAACTGCTGATCGCCGCCCGGGTCGCGCAGGGCGTCGGCGCCGCGCTCGCCGGGCCGAGCACGCTCGCGCTGATCACCAGCACGTTCACCGAGGCCAAGGCGCGAGTACGCGCGCTGGCGTTGTTCTCGGCGATGTCCAGCAGCGGTTTCGCGATCGGCCTGCTGCTCGGCGGGCTGCTGACCGAATGGATCTCCTGGCGCGCGGCGCTGTACATCAACGTCCCGTTCGGGCTCGCGATCGTGCTGCTCACTTCCCGGTACGTGGCCGATCCGCCCCGGCGGCGCGCCCGGCTGGACCTTCCTGGCGCGTTCACCGGCACCCTCGGCGTCGGCTCGCTCGTGTTCGCCTTCACCCACGCCGCGTCGCACGGCTGGGGCGACACGATCACCCTCGGCAGCCTCGCCGCCGGGCTGGCATCGCTGGCCGCGTTCCTCCTCATCGAGACGAGGGTGCGCGAACCGCTGATCCCCCTGCGCCTGTTCGCCGAACGCGACCGCGCCGCGGCCTACGTCAACTTCTTCCTCGGGCCGATGGCGATGATGAGCATGTTCTTCTTCCTGACCCAGTTTCTGCAGGACATCGCGGGTTTCGCCGCACTGGAGACCGGCTTCGCGTTCCTGCCGATGGCGGTCTGCATGTTCCTGCTGAGCAGGCTGATCCCGAAGCTGCTCCCCCGGTTCGGGCCGAAACCGCTCGCGCTGACCGGGACCGCGCTGATGACCGGCGGAGTCGTCTGGCTGACCACGCTCACCACGGACAGCGGCTACTTCTCGCATCTGCTCGGGCCGATGCTGCTGATGGGCGTGGGCGCGGGCCTGGCGTTCTCGCCGCTCAGCGTGATCATCATGGCGACGGTGCCCACCGACGACGCGGGTGCCGCGGGCGGCGCGCTGCAGACGTTGCAGCAGGTCGGGGCGACACTGGGGCTGGCGATCCTGATCACCGTGTTCGGCGCGGCGACGCGGCCCCCGCCGGGAGGCCCGGCGGAGACCACGGTCACCGGGATGACCGCGGCCTTCACCGCCGCGGCCGTGGTGACGGCGGTGTCCTTTCTGGTGGCGCTGACCTTCCGGCGCCGGGCTTAGAGCTTGACGCCCGCCTGGACCTTGTGCGTGACCTTGCGCTCCATCACGAACGAGAAGAACGGGATGCAGCCGGCGATCAGCACGAGGAGCGTGCCCTTCATCGACCAGCGGGCCTTGATCGCGAGGTCGACCGCGAGCAGCAGATAGATCAGGTAGAGCCCGCCGTGGACCATGGGGATCATCTTCACGAACTGGGGGAGCTCCACGCGGAAGACGTACTGCAGCAGCATTTCGACGACCAGCCCGAGCAGGGCCACACCGGTGGCGTACGCCGCGACGCGGAACCGGATCAGCGGTCCGCCCAACGAGACCGGGCGGGCCGGGGCGGCGTCGTCAGTTCGGGTGGTCATAGGGTCTCGAACCTCTCTGGGGACTACTGGTCGCGGGCGTTGAGCTCGCGCAGGTACCTGTTGTACGCGGCGAGCTCGTCGTCCTCGGCGGGCGACGGCGCCGGGGCGCGCCGCTGCCGGGGCGCGGGCACCTCCGGGACGGTGGTCTCGGCCACCGTTTCCTGGGCGTCGACCTCGGCGGCTTGACGGCGGAGCTTGCGGATCCGCCAGAACATGAAGGCGGGGAACAGCCCGAACAGCGGCCACTGCAGGACGTAGCCGAGGTTCTGGAACGTCCCGCTGGCCGAGGAGAACCGCTCCCACTGCCACCACGCGAGCCCGCAGCACAGCGCCAAGCTCACCAGGCAGACGCCGGCGATGCCGAGACGGCGCAGGGTGACGGACGAAGCGGGCACATATCGACGCTAGCACTGGGCGCGGGGCGAAACATCGCCGACCTGGGCGCTCGGGACCTTGGTCCTACCTCCGACGTCGTGAGTGGTAAGGACGGTTAGAACCGTCTTTACCACTCACGAGGCGGCGGCGACGGCCTTCGCGTAGTCGTCCGCCAGCCCGAAGACCTTCTGCGCGTACTCGGTCGAGTTGTTGTACGACAGGATGCCCTGCCACCACCCCGAAGCGGCCGACATGTCGCGGTTGTTCACGCACAGGTACCGCGCCGCCGCCAGTGTCGCGTCGTCGATCTGCTGCGGGTCGCCGAGGCCGTCGCGGTTGCCGTCGGCGGCGTACCGGCGCCAGGTGCTGGGGATGAACTGCATGGGGCCGACCGCGCGGTCGACAGCCGTGTCGCCGTCGAACTGGCCGCCGTCGGTGTCGCCGATCGCCTTCACGCCGGGCGATCCGTCGAGCGGGACGCCGATGATCGGCTTCGACGGCCGCCCGTCCTGGCCGAGGACGGCGCCGCCGTACTGGCCGTGGTTCGATTCGATCCGGCCGATGCCGGCCAGGGTCGCCCAAGAGATCTTGCAGTTCGGCTGCATCTGGCGCATCGCCAGCTCGGCGTTGCCGTAGGCGAGCAGCGCCCTGGCCGGGATGCCGGTGGCCTGCGCCGCCCGCTCGGTCCAGGCGGTCAGCGGATCCTTGCCCGGCTTCGGTTGCGCTTGCTGCGGCACGGTCTGCTGGGTGGCGCCGCCCGCGAGGGTGGCGTTGACCGGGGCGACCGAACCGGGTTTGACGTCCGCCGCCTTGACCTGCAGCGCGGGGATCTCCATCGTCGTGGGGCTCGCGACCGGGGCGGACGCCTTGGTCACCAGCCAGATCCCGCCCGCGGCGAGGGCGAGCACGGCCAGCACGATCGCCAGCCTGCCGAATACGGCGGCGCCCACCCCGCGGCGTGGCGGAGCGGGCGTGGCCGGGTCGGCGACGAGCTCGTCGTTTTCCGGGGTGGTGCGCACGAAGCGAGTCCTCCAGCGTGGGCGGCGATCACGACCGATGCTCGAACAACGAGCCCGCGCAGGTTAGCGTTACGCGGTCGCCGGAATCGCCCTTGCCACGCCGGTTCACCCGCGCGTGCGAGAAGTTCTCATCAGGCGGACTTCTGCTGCCTCGCCAGCCGCGCCACGCACCAGGCCGGAGCGCTGCCGCGGCGGAGGTGCTGCAAAACGGTCATCGGGCCGAGACGGCGGCTCAGGTCGGACGGGGCGAGCCCGGCCGCGCGGTAGTCGAGCGCACGCTGGTCGAGCGGGCTGATGCCGGCGTCCCACCAGGCTTCGGCCTCGGCGACGCCGCCGACCATCTGCCACCAGCCGGCGGCCGCGACGAGCAGGTCCTGCGGGACCTCCGGGAGACGGCGGCGCATCGCGTCGAGGTAGCCGGGGTCGGCGGCCTCGACCGGCGCCCAGCGCGCCTGACCGGACTGCTGACGCTGGCCGGGGATTCCGGGAGCCTGTCGCGGCACATCGGCCAGCCACGCCGACGCGATGCGGTCGGCCTCCTGCTCCTCGGGGGTCTGCTCGCGCTCGGCGGCCCACTGCCGGATCAACGCATCGACTCCGGGATCTCCGGTCATCCCTGCCTCCTCATGATTCCCCGACTGACAAGTCCTGACTTACTTGCCCGGCTGGAAGTTCCGCTGCCCTGCGGCTTGCACCTGCGGAAACTCCTCGCCCAGGAGGCCGGCTCCGGCGCCTGGAGGACCAACCGATCACGCAATGTGAGCACCGTAGGGGCGCGGAGGTCTCTTCCGCCAGAGCTTCCCGGGCACGAATTCGTCGACCAGCGGGTTTTCGGGGGCAATCCACCCGGATGGTCGAGTCATTCGACCGAAATCCGAAGCGAGTGACTCTGCGTGATAACCGCTGGTGGCTGCGCACGGTGATCACCGGCGCCACCAGGGCACCGGTGATCGTCGCGAAGGATCAGGAGAAGAGGCTGCGGACGAACGTCACGATGGCTTCGGCACCGGACCGGAGCCAGCCGAGCGCGGTGTGGACGGCGTCGGCGGATTGCGTCGGCCTGCTGATCAGAAAGAAGAGCACGAGCGCGACGACGGCGATCACAACGAATTTCTTCAAGCCGGGCGACATGGCTCCATCCCATCACACCGTAGTGTCCAGACGATGACTCCGCGCGCACTGCGGACTTTGTCACCACTTTAAGGAGCATCGGGCCCTGTTGCCCACCCGGATTTCCTCGAGGGAGCGATCGATGAGCGAAAACGTTCTCGTCCACCGGGACGGGCCGGTGACGACGATCACGCTGAACCGCCCCGAGTCGCGCAACGCCGTGGACGGACCGACCGCGAACGCCCTGGCGGACGCGTTCCGCGCGTTCGACTCCGACGAAGAGGCTGCGGTCGCCGTCCTCACCGGTTCGGGTGACGCCTTCTGCGCCGGAGCCGATCTGAAGGCCGTCGGCACCGGCCGCACCAACTCGCTCAGCCCGGCGGGCGACGGGCCGATGGGCCCTTCGCGCATGGTCCTGTCGAAGCCGGTGATCGCCGCGGTCCGCGGGCACGCCGTCGCGGGCGGCCTGGAGCTGGCGCTGTGGTGCGACCTGCGCGTCGCCGACACCACGGCCGTGTTCGGCGTGTTCTGCCGCCGCTGGGGGGTGCCGCTGATCGACGGCGGCACGGTGCGCCTCCCCCGGCTGATCGGGCATTCGCGGGCGATGGACCTGATCCTCACCGGCAGGCCGGTCGAGGCCGACGAGGCGCTCGCGATCGGGCTTGCGAACCGGGTCGTGCCGGACGGCGAGGCGTTGGCTGCCGCGCAAGCGCTGGCGCGCGAACTGGCCGCGTTCCCCCAGGCGTGTCTGCGTGCGGATCGCAAATCCGCGTACGGCCAGTACGGGCTCACCGAAGCCGAGGCGATGCGCGCCGAGTTCTCGAACGCGTTGATCAGCGGCGGGCTCGCCGAGGAGGCCGTCGCGGGCGCGAGCCGGTTCAGCGACGGCGCGGGGCGTCACGGCAGTTTCGAGGGCCCGCGCAGTTAATCTCTGTCGAATGACAGAAACCGGAGTCGCGCTCAGACCGGTGTACGAAGACGACCTGCCGATGCTCGAAGCACTGACGAACGATCCGCGGGCCGCGGGTACGTTCGAGTGGCACGGCTGGCACGACCCGCACTTCCTGCGCCGCCGCTGGACCGAGACCGGCATGCTCGCGGCGGACAACGGGATGC is from Amycolatopsis lurida and encodes:
- a CDS encoding solute symporter family protein, producing MSIPDNDPVLNIAVFALFVAITLYVVYRVSTRNSSTSDYYAAGSAFTGRQNGIALSGDFLSAASFLGIAGAIAIHGYDGFLYSIGFLVAWMVDLLLIAELLRNTGRFTMGDVLSFRMKQRPVRAAAATSTLVISFFYMLAQMAGAGGLVALLLDIHGGFGQALVIGVVGVVMVLYVLVGGMKGTTWVQIIKATILLLTGALITVFLFGKFGFSFSNLLSAAADNSPLGDELLQPGGSYGKSEVTKLDFVSLALALVLGAAALPHVLMRFYTVPNSREARRSVVWATACMTLFYLCTLVIGFGAAALVGPEAIKNAPGGENSAAPLLALNIGGTVLLGIVSAVAFATILAVVAGLTITASASFAHDVYANIFKNGKAEPAAEVRVARLTAVAVGAFAIVGGILANGQNIAFLVALAFAVAASANLSTLLYSLFWKRFNTTGTLWGIYGGLIASLVLVFFSPVMSGAADSIVKSVDFHWFPLKNPGLVSIPFSFLCGFVGTFVGRSKADPVKHAEMEVRSLTGIGS
- a CDS encoding lytic transglycosylase domain-containing protein, whose translation is MRTTPENDELVADPATPAPPRRGVGAAVFGRLAIVLAVLALAAGGIWLVTKASAPVASPTTMEIPALQVKAADVKPGSVAPVNATLAGGATQQTVPQQAQPKPGKDPLTAWTERAAQATGIPARALLAYGNAELAMRQMQPNCKISWATLAGIGRIESNHGQYGGAVLGQDGRPSKPIIGVPLDGSPGVKAIGDTDGGQFDGDTAVDRAVGPMQFIPSTWRRYAADGNRDGLGDPQQIDDATLAAARYLCVNNRDMSAASGWWQGILSYNNSTEYAQKVFGLADDYAKAVAAAS
- a CDS encoding TetR/AcrR family transcriptional regulator, with translation MVTADPARPMRADARRNYERIVAVAKEAFTADGVDVPADDIAKRAGVGAGTLYRHFPTRDKLIEAVYRDEIDGLAQQAYDLLDESPPGEALETWLATHVIYVVEKHGLAMTLKASVDAGSEVFGWCQSRLRAAADTIVKAAQDEGVLRPDVAGVDILRLGHGLGSAASKASEEDTKRLLTIVLDGLRMR
- a CDS encoding MFS transporter; the encoded protein is MTERTLRAEPRPETAGALPPPHRLVLPIILTCQLMLILDATVMNVALPRIQSELGFTDTGLSWVMTAYSLVFGGLLLLGGRAGDLFGRRRTFVVGTAVFTAASLLGGLAGSAELLIAARVAQGVGAALAGPSTLALITSTFTEAKARVRALALFSAMSSSGFAIGLLLGGLLTEWISWRAALYINVPFGLAIVLLTSRYVADPPRRRARLDLPGAFTGTLGVGSLVFAFTHAASHGWGDTITLGSLAAGLASLAAFLLIETRVREPLIPLRLFAERDRAAAYVNFFLGPMAMMSMFFFLTQFLQDIAGFAALETGFAFLPMAVCMFLLSRLIPKLLPRFGPKPLALTGTALMTGGVVWLTTLTTDSGYFSHLLGPMLLMGVGAGLAFSPLSVIIMATVPTDDAGAAGGALQTLQQVGATLGLAILITVFGAATRPPPGGPAETTVTGMTAAFTAAAVVTAVSFLVALTFRRRA
- a CDS encoding DUF485 domain-containing protein, whose protein sequence is MPDVARPYAASNALEDTGQMPALFVRERQPAPPSPRATGPDYDRIQHGKEFVALRKTFRRFVFPMSLLFFTWYMTFVLLAAYAHDFMSRKVWGEVNVGMLLGLGQFASTILITIAYLKFANKRLDPKVEALRASVGTSER
- a CDS encoding DUF3817 domain-containing protein, translated to MTTRTDDAAPARPVSLGGPLIRFRVAAYATGVALLGLVVEMLLQYVFRVELPQFVKMIPMVHGGLYLIYLLLAVDLAIKARWSMKGTLLVLIAGCIPFFSFVMERKVTHKVQAGVKL
- a CDS encoding crotonase/enoyl-CoA hydratase family protein, whose protein sequence is MSENVLVHRDGPVTTITLNRPESRNAVDGPTANALADAFRAFDSDEEAAVAVLTGSGDAFCAGADLKAVGTGRTNSLSPAGDGPMGPSRMVLSKPVIAAVRGHAVAGGLELALWCDLRVADTTAVFGVFCRRWGVPLIDGGTVRLPRLIGHSRAMDLILTGRPVEADEALAIGLANRVVPDGEALAAAQALARELAAFPQACLRADRKSAYGQYGLTEAEAMRAEFSNALISGGLAEEAVAGASRFSDGAGRHGSFEGPRS